Proteins from one Mucilaginibacter jinjuensis genomic window:
- a CDS encoding MlaE family ABC transporter permease — translation MAEQVLPAWKRWLDSVGDQGVFFTGFLRNIFSGGFEWSEFVRQCYEIGYRSFALVGITSFIMGLVLILQLRPTMVSFGAASMLPKTLSVSFIREIGPVITAIICAGKIASSIGAELGSMKVTEQIDAMDVSGANPMQYLVVTRILATSLMVPLLSLMGDVIGLLGGYLAVTLTDKMSFFLYFNKCIAALDFTDFLPALIKSVFFGFAIGFVGCYKGYNSNKGTESVGIAANSAVVTASLWIFFIDMIVVQISTILFYSK, via the coding sequence ATGGCAGAACAAGTATTACCCGCATGGAAAAGATGGCTGGACTCGGTAGGAGACCAGGGCGTTTTTTTTACGGGATTTTTGAGAAATATATTTTCCGGGGGCTTCGAATGGTCGGAGTTTGTACGGCAGTGTTATGAGATCGGTTACCGCTCATTTGCATTGGTGGGCATTACCTCATTTATTATGGGGCTGGTACTCATATTACAGCTAAGGCCTACCATGGTATCATTTGGTGCGGCAAGTATGTTGCCTAAAACTTTATCGGTATCATTCATAAGGGAAATAGGCCCGGTAATTACGGCTATAATCTGTGCCGGTAAAATAGCATCGAGTATTGGTGCCGAGCTGGGCAGCATGAAGGTAACCGAGCAAATAGATGCCATGGACGTATCGGGCGCCAACCCCATGCAATACCTGGTAGTTACACGCATACTGGCTACGAGCTTAATGGTGCCGCTATTATCATTAATGGGCGATGTTATTGGCTTACTGGGCGGCTACCTGGCGGTTACACTTACCGATAAAATGAGTTTTTTCCTCTATTTCAATAAATGTATAGCGGCCTTAGATTTTACCGACTTTTTACCTGCTCTGATTAAAAGCGTATTCTTCGGCTTTGCTATTGGCTTTGTGGGCTGTTATAAAGGTTATAACTCCAACAAGGGGACTGAGAGTGTTGGTATTGCAGCAAATTCGGCAGTAGTTACGGCATCGTTATGGATCTTTTTTATTGACATGATTGTGGTACAGATCAGCACCATTTTATTTTATAGCAAGTAA
- a CDS encoding NAD(P)H-binding protein has protein sequence MRKAIIAGATGLIGSELLKILLESSDYQEVISISRREIPVQHKKLVQLIINFDELEKYTHALEGDVIFCCLGSTRKKTPDLSVYRMIDHTYPLLLGQIAKANAIKQYHLVSAIGANANSSNFYTKMKGETEADLAHLNLPCLHIYQPSILTGDRKESRPLEKFSIAVMKVFNPLLFGSLKKYRSIPAATVASAMYKQSLKPEKGLYIHPSDHIKNLA, from the coding sequence ATGAGAAAAGCTATTATAGCGGGTGCAACAGGCCTGATAGGGAGCGAATTATTAAAAATATTACTTGAATCATCTGATTATCAAGAAGTTATTTCTATATCCCGTCGTGAAATTCCTGTACAGCATAAAAAGCTGGTTCAGTTGATCATCAATTTTGATGAGTTGGAAAAATATACCCATGCCTTAGAAGGTGATGTGATTTTTTGCTGCTTAGGTTCAACCCGAAAGAAAACTCCTGATTTGAGCGTGTACCGTATGATAGATCATACCTATCCGCTGCTACTGGGGCAAATAGCAAAGGCAAACGCCATCAAACAATATCATTTGGTATCAGCTATTGGGGCTAATGCCAACAGTTCTAACTTTTATACCAAGATGAAAGGTGAAACCGAAGCAGACCTTGCGCATTTAAACCTGCCTTGCCTGCACATTTACCAACCATCCATTTTAACCGGCGACCGCAAGGAATCTCGCCCGTTAGAGAAATTTTCTATCGCTGTAATGAAAGTGTTTAACCCACTTCTGTTCGGCAGTTTAAAAAAGTATAGAAGCATCCCGGCTGCTACCGTAGCCAGTGCCATGTATAAACAATCATTAAAGCCAGAGAAAGGCTTATATATCCATCCATCAGATCATATTAAAAATTTAGCGTGA
- the abc-f gene encoding ribosomal protection-like ABC-F family protein: MSTYLSGENLGHSYHDRWLFRNITIGINRGRRVALVGINGAGKSTLLKILAGELNPVEGKAVRAKDLNVSYLNQDPKFEKDYTISDFIFNAENKQQQLIKQYEELVESDPENYDAINKLAEELSEADAWAYEYEIKQILGRLDIHHLNQKIDTLSGGQKKRLALAALLIQDPEVYLLDEPTNHLDIDTIEWLEKMLTSSGKTIVMVTHDRYFLDNVCNEIIEIDNGKLFPYNGNYQYYLEKKAEREASDASTFQKNTNLLKKELEWMRRMPQARGTKSKARQDAFYDLEERTKKTTHDKVQLSLKTSRQGNKIIEIDHLTKSFQGRKVIDDFNYVFKKGDRIGIAGKNGSGKSTLLNLLTANILPDSGEVAKGETTVMGYFHQGGITFKDDERVIDIVKNVAEFIPMADGKTITASQLLTQFLFPPIKQFGFVTNLSGGEKKRLQLMRILMQNPNFLILDEPTNDLDIDTLNVLEEFLMNYTGVLLLVSHDRYLLDKLVDQLFILDGTGQVNIYNGNYSSWRIDVDEAKADAKKAPVAAPVQAKPVEVKNKKSFKELKAIEDLEKEIAAIETEIKQHTVTLNSGSLNHEQLTETARLIQQLTDKLDEQSLKWLGLSEN; encoded by the coding sequence GTGAGTACATATTTATCAGGTGAAAACCTTGGCCATTCTTATCATGACCGCTGGCTGTTCCGCAATATTACCATAGGCATTAACCGCGGTCGCCGCGTTGCCTTAGTGGGTATTAACGGTGCCGGAAAATCTACCCTATTAAAAATTTTAGCCGGAGAACTGAACCCTGTTGAGGGCAAAGCCGTACGTGCAAAAGATCTGAATGTAAGTTACCTTAACCAGGATCCTAAGTTTGAGAAGGACTATACCATCAGCGACTTTATCTTCAATGCGGAGAACAAACAACAGCAACTGATTAAACAGTACGAAGAGCTGGTAGAAAGTGACCCTGAAAATTATGACGCCATTAATAAACTGGCCGAAGAATTAAGTGAAGCCGATGCCTGGGCTTACGAATATGAGATCAAACAGATTTTAGGTCGATTAGATATTCACCATTTAAATCAGAAGATAGATACGTTATCAGGTGGTCAGAAAAAACGTTTAGCCCTTGCTGCCCTACTGATCCAAGACCCGGAGGTTTATTTGTTAGATGAGCCTACCAACCATTTGGATATTGATACCATTGAGTGGCTTGAAAAAATGCTAACTAGCAGTGGTAAAACTATTGTGATGGTTACGCACGATAGATACTTTCTGGATAACGTATGTAACGAAATCATCGAGATAGATAATGGCAAGCTTTTCCCATACAACGGCAACTACCAATACTACCTGGAGAAGAAAGCCGAGCGTGAAGCATCAGATGCATCAACTTTCCAAAAGAATACCAACCTTCTGAAAAAGGAACTGGAGTGGATGCGCCGTATGCCGCAAGCACGTGGTACCAAATCAAAGGCTCGCCAGGATGCTTTTTATGATTTGGAAGAAAGGACCAAGAAAACCACCCATGATAAAGTACAATTAAGTTTAAAAACTTCGCGCCAGGGAAATAAGATCATCGAGATAGATCATCTTACCAAATCATTTCAGGGCCGTAAGGTTATTGATGATTTTAACTATGTATTTAAAAAAGGCGACCGTATTGGTATTGCCGGTAAAAATGGTAGCGGTAAATCAACCTTACTGAATTTGCTTACTGCTAACATTCTGCCAGACTCGGGTGAAGTTGCCAAAGGCGAAACTACCGTGATGGGATACTTTCATCAGGGCGGTATTACCTTTAAGGATGATGAGCGCGTGATTGACATTGTAAAAAATGTAGCTGAGTTTATCCCGATGGCCGATGGTAAAACCATTACTGCATCGCAATTGCTTACTCAGTTCCTTTTCCCTCCTATTAAACAGTTTGGTTTTGTTACTAACCTGAGTGGTGGTGAAAAGAAACGTTTGCAATTGATGCGCATCCTGATGCAGAACCCTAACTTTTTGATACTGGATGAGCCAACCAATGATTTAGATATTGATACCCTGAATGTACTCGAAGAGTTTTTAATGAATTATACTGGTGTGCTATTATTGGTATCGCACGATAGGTATTTGTTAGATAAACTGGTTGACCAGTTATTCATCTTAGACGGAACTGGTCAAGTAAATATCTATAATGGCAACTACTCTTCTTGGCGTATTGATGTAGATGAAGCTAAAGCAGATGCAAAGAAAGCACCTGTAGCTGCTCCTGTTCAGGCTAAACCTGTAGAAGTTAAAAACAAGAAAAGCTTTAAAGAATTAAAGGCCATTGAGGATTTAGAAAAAGAAATAGCCGCTATTGAGACTGAAATAAAACAGCATACTGTTACGTTAAACTCTGGTAGTTTAAACCATGAGCAATTAACCGAAACAGCAAGGCTAATACAACAACTAACAGACAAGCTTGATGAGCAATCATTAAAGTGGCTGGGGCTTTCTGAAAACTAA